From the Lolium rigidum isolate FL_2022 chromosome 2, APGP_CSIRO_Lrig_0.1, whole genome shotgun sequence genome, one window contains:
- the LOC124687418 gene encoding 50S ribosomal protein L27-like translates to MALSSVFRRVNVKELISSVPAYTSTAEASGGLSLVFRRWATKKTAGSTKNGRDSNPKYLGVKKFGGEKVEPGNIIVRQRGTRFHPGNYVGMGKDHTLFSLKEGHVRFERNKLTGRKWIHVEPAAGHTLHPVYATAADTEQLQ, encoded by the exons ATGGCTCTCTCATCAGTTTTCAGGCGAGTAAATGTCAAAGAACTGATCTCAAGTGTTCCGGCGTACACTAGCACAGCAG AGGCTTCTGGAGGACTGAGTTTGGTTTTTAGGCGTTGGGCCACCAAAAAGACTGCTGGATCAACAAAAAATGGCCGCGACTCTAACCCCAAGTATTTGGGTGTTAAGAAATTTGGTGGAGAG aAAGTAGAACCAGGAAACATCATCGTTCGCCAAAGAGGAACCCGCTTCCATCCTGGGAACTACGTTGGAATGGGCAAGGACCACACTCTCTTCTCCTTGAAGGAAGGCCACGTGAGGTTCGAGCGGAATAAGCTGACTGGTAGGAAATGGATTCATGTGGAACCTGCAGCTGGCCACACTCTCCACCCTGTCTATGCCACCGCAGCTGATACGGAGCAACTTCAGTAG